The following proteins are encoded in a genomic region of Aminivibrio pyruvatiphilus:
- the nrdR gene encoding transcriptional regulator NrdR, translating into MRCPSCGAMETRVIETRTADEGRVVRRRRECPECSSRFTTYEKAEEKRTLRVIKKDGSRETFGRDKIIRGIGRACEKLPVSLEQIEDLASKIEDDLKAEGYGEVSVSEIGRRVMEGLRKINQVAYVRFASVYREFTDLQSFQHEIARLIGEKEVSRNGEED; encoded by the coding sequence ATGAGATGTCCATCGTGCGGAGCCATGGAAACCCGGGTCATCGAGACCCGGACCGCTGACGAAGGCCGGGTGGTCCGCCGGCGGAGGGAGTGTCCCGAATGCTCCAGCCGCTTCACCACTTATGAAAAGGCCGAGGAGAAGCGGACCCTGCGGGTGATCAAGAAGGACGGCAGCAGGGAAACCTTCGGCCGGGACAAAATTATCCGGGGCATAGGCAGAGCCTGCGAAAAGCTCCCTGTCTCCCTCGAGCAGATAGAGGACCTGGCCTCGAAGATAGAGGACGATCTCAAGGCGGAAGGGTACGGGGAGGTTTCCGTGTCGGAGATCGGCCGGAGGGTCATGGAAGGCCTCCGGAAGATCAACCAGGTGGCCTACGTCCGTTTTGCCTCGGTCTACCGGGAGTTCACCGATCTTCAGAGCTTCCAGCACGAAATAGCCCGTCTCATCGGCGAAAAGGAGGTTTCCAGAAATGGCGAAGAAGACTGA
- the rpsU gene encoding 30S ribosomal protein S21: MTTVVRRENESLDDALRRFKREVSKVGTLREVRKREHYEKPSEAKKTKRAEAARKRRTKSRG, encoded by the coding sequence ATGACGACTGTCGTTCGGAGAGAAAACGAATCCCTTGATGACGCTCTCAGACGGTTCAAACGCGAGGTCTCCAAGGTTGGGACCCTGCGCGAGGTGCGCAAGAGAGAGCACTACGAGAAGCCCAGTGAAGCAAAGAAGACGAAGCGGGCCGAGGCCGCGCGGAAGAGGCGGACCAAGTCCAGGGGGTAG
- a CDS encoding ABC transporter ATP-binding protein produces MTNSAPILRTENVTMKFGGLTAVRDFTIDVPRGSIVGLIGPNGAGKTTVFNIVTGFYNPTEGRVLFDGQDITGLPPHMVCRAGISRTFQNIRLFSNETVLENVMIGCHVRRKAKWWMAPLGLPLFRREEEEIREKSMNLLETVGLAKYADENSASLPYGAQRRLEIARALATDPKFLLLDEPAAGMNPQESRELMQFIRNIRERFGITILLIEHDMKVVMGVCEYIWVLDYGVKIAEGGPDEIQSDQKVIVAYLGEEYVQYAEN; encoded by the coding sequence ATGACGAACTCTGCACCTATTCTCCGCACGGAGAACGTCACCATGAAGTTCGGCGGACTCACCGCCGTCAGGGATTTTACCATCGACGTCCCCCGGGGTTCCATCGTGGGGCTTATCGGCCCCAACGGGGCGGGCAAGACCACGGTGTTCAACATCGTCACCGGCTTCTACAACCCCACGGAGGGGAGGGTTCTCTTCGACGGCCAGGACATCACCGGCCTTCCTCCCCACATGGTGTGCCGGGCGGGCATTTCACGGACGTTCCAGAACATACGCCTCTTCTCCAACGAAACAGTTCTCGAGAACGTCATGATCGGATGCCACGTCCGAAGGAAGGCCAAGTGGTGGATGGCACCCCTGGGACTTCCGCTCTTCCGCAGGGAGGAGGAGGAAATCCGGGAAAAATCCATGAATCTTCTCGAAACCGTGGGTCTTGCCAAATACGCCGACGAGAACTCGGCCTCCCTTCCCTACGGGGCCCAGCGGCGGCTGGAAATCGCCAGGGCCCTGGCCACGGACCCGAAGTTTCTTCTCCTGGACGAGCCCGCAGCGGGGATGAACCCCCAGGAATCCCGGGAACTGATGCAGTTCATCCGGAACATCCGGGAAAGGTTCGGCATCACCATCCTTCTCATCGAACACGATATGAAGGTGGTCATGGGAGTCTGCGAATACATCTGGGTTCTCGACTACGGCGTGAAAATCGCCGAAGGCGGCCCCGACGAAATCCAGTCGGACCAGAAGGTCATCGTGGCCTACCTCGGAGAGGAGTACGTGCAATATGCTGAAAATTGA
- a CDS encoding ABC transporter substrate-binding protein has translation MKLRNVLLAAMLVLILAGTAVAADTIKIGVYLPLTGRVAFGGQLELEGIQMAHKELPELLGKNVELVVVDNKTDKVEAANAVKRLVERDKVVAVIGTYGSSLAMAGGEVAEAAGIPMMGTSCTNPLVTQGKKFVFRACFIDPYQGAGAATYAVKTLGMKKAALLVDVANDYCVGLANFFKQSYKKLGGEIVSELKYNSGDQDFTAQLTEIISKKPDLLFIPADFAEGAIIMKQARELGAEFQIMGGDAMDNPEIVKIGGDAVEGFIHTTFPYDPSMTDMSEIAKVFTENWKKAHPDKDPNVNAALGYDSYMLVANAIKAAGSAEPAAIRDALAKTKDFPGVTGSKTINETHDAESPVGIVQIKDGKKLFIGTVEPEM, from the coding sequence ATGAAGCTTCGTAATGTACTGCTTGCGGCAATGCTTGTCCTGATTCTTGCGGGAACCGCGGTTGCGGCCGATACAATCAAGATCGGCGTGTACCTTCCCCTGACGGGAAGGGTGGCGTTCGGCGGCCAGCTCGAGCTCGAGGGCATCCAGATGGCCCACAAGGAACTTCCCGAACTTCTCGGGAAGAATGTGGAACTTGTCGTGGTGGACAACAAGACCGACAAGGTCGAAGCGGCTAACGCCGTGAAGCGTCTCGTGGAGCGCGACAAAGTCGTGGCTGTCATCGGAACCTACGGTTCCTCCCTCGCCATGGCGGGCGGCGAAGTGGCGGAAGCGGCGGGAATTCCCATGATGGGAACCTCCTGCACCAATCCCCTCGTGACCCAGGGAAAGAAGTTCGTCTTCAGGGCCTGCTTCATCGATCCCTACCAGGGCGCCGGCGCGGCCACCTATGCCGTGAAGACCCTCGGCATGAAGAAGGCCGCCCTGCTTGTGGACGTGGCCAACGACTACTGCGTGGGCCTCGCCAATTTCTTCAAGCAGTCCTACAAGAAGCTCGGCGGAGAGATCGTCTCCGAGCTGAAGTACAACTCCGGCGACCAGGACTTCACCGCCCAGCTCACGGAGATCATCAGCAAGAAGCCCGACCTTCTCTTCATCCCCGCCGACTTCGCCGAGGGCGCCATCATCATGAAGCAGGCCAGGGAGCTCGGAGCAGAATTCCAGATCATGGGCGGCGACGCCATGGATAACCCCGAGATAGTGAAGATCGGCGGAGACGCAGTGGAAGGCTTCATCCACACCACATTCCCCTACGATCCTTCCATGACCGATATGAGCGAGATTGCAAAGGTCTTCACCGAAAACTGGAAGAAGGCTCATCCCGACAAGGATCCCAACGTCAACGCCGCTCTCGGCTACGACTCCTACATGCTTGTCGCCAACGCCATCAAGGCTGCCGGTTCTGCCGAACCCGCCGCCATCCGTGATGCCCTTGCCAAGACGAAGGACTTCCCCGGCGTCACCGGCAGCAAGACCATCAACGAAACCCACGATGCGGAGAGCCCTGTGGGAATCGTCCAGATCAAGGACGGAAAGAAACTGTTCATCGGAACCGTCGAGCCTGAGATGTAA
- a CDS encoding histidine triad nucleotide-binding protein, translating into MDGKCLFCEISAGRIPADIVYGDEDVIVVRDIAPQAPVHLLIIPREHVESAAHVRKPEVWSKVMDCAVQTASRLGFAPDGYRLVINCGEQAGQTIPHLHIHLLAGRSFRWPPG; encoded by the coding sequence TTGGACGGAAAGTGTCTGTTCTGTGAAATTTCGGCGGGAAGGATCCCCGCGGATATAGTGTACGGCGACGAAGATGTGATCGTTGTCCGGGATATAGCTCCGCAGGCGCCCGTGCACCTTCTGATTATACCGAGAGAACACGTGGAATCAGCCGCCCATGTCCGAAAGCCCGAAGTGTGGTCGAAAGTCATGGACTGTGCCGTGCAGACGGCCTCCCGTCTCGGGTTTGCCCCGGATGGATACAGGCTTGTGATTAACTGCGGCGAACAGGCCGGGCAGACGATTCCCCACCTTCATATTCACCTGTTGGCGGGACGCAGTTTCCGCTGGCCACCGGGGTAG
- a CDS encoding branched-chain amino acid ABC transporter permease, whose amino-acid sequence MNTRTRNLILNCLAIAGLGGFIYWAQGNLDGYQIQVLNLIAVNAILALSLNLIYGFTGMFSLGHAGFMAIGAYVCALLILTPAQKTTMWILEPIIWPLSVIQAPFFVAVLLAGLIAALCGLLIAIPVLRLGGDYLGIATLGFAEIIRVVLTNLSSITNGALGIKGIPNYANLWWNYGWLLLTLFFIVRLVNSNFGNVLKAIRDDEIAAKNMGINTFFYRVVSFSVGAFFAGVGGALMGSLVTTIDPKMFVFTLTFNVLMITVAGGLGSITGSLIGSVVITVLLEWLRIVENPLVIGNFEIPGIPGMRMVIFSLALILIILFRSEGIMGMKEISWNRMFGRSARGGDAK is encoded by the coding sequence ATGAATACCCGGACGAGAAATCTCATTCTCAACTGCCTGGCCATTGCGGGTCTCGGGGGCTTCATTTACTGGGCCCAGGGGAACCTGGACGGGTACCAGATCCAGGTGCTCAACCTGATCGCAGTGAACGCCATTCTCGCCCTCAGCCTCAACCTTATCTACGGCTTCACCGGCATGTTTTCCCTGGGCCACGCGGGCTTCATGGCCATCGGCGCCTACGTGTGCGCCCTTCTCATTCTGACCCCTGCCCAGAAGACGACCATGTGGATCCTCGAGCCCATTATCTGGCCTCTTTCGGTGATCCAGGCCCCCTTTTTCGTGGCGGTGCTCCTTGCCGGGCTCATAGCGGCCCTCTGCGGCCTGCTCATCGCCATCCCGGTCCTCCGCCTCGGCGGCGATTACCTCGGCATCGCCACCCTGGGCTTCGCCGAGATCATCCGGGTGGTCCTCACGAACCTCAGTTCCATAACCAACGGCGCCCTGGGTATCAAGGGCATTCCCAACTACGCGAACCTCTGGTGGAACTACGGGTGGCTCCTGCTGACCCTCTTCTTCATCGTCAGGCTCGTCAACAGCAACTTCGGCAACGTGCTCAAGGCCATCCGGGACGACGAGATCGCGGCGAAGAACATGGGCATCAACACCTTCTTCTACAGGGTGGTCTCCTTCTCGGTCGGCGCCTTTTTCGCCGGCGTGGGCGGGGCCCTCATGGGCAGCCTCGTAACCACCATCGACCCGAAGATGTTCGTGTTCACCCTGACCTTTAACGTGCTCATGATCACCGTGGCGGGCGGGCTCGGCTCCATCACGGGCAGCCTGATCGGGAGCGTGGTCATCACGGTCCTCCTGGAATGGCTTCGGATCGTGGAAAATCCCCTTGTGATAGGGAATTTTGAAATACCGGGCATTCCGGGGATGAGAATGGTCATCTTCTCCCTTGCGCTCATCCTCATCATCCTCTTCCGGAGCGAGGGCATCATGGGCATGAAGGAAATCAGCTGGAACAGGATGTTCGGCCGTTCTGCCCGGGGAGGTGACGCGAAATGA
- a CDS encoding branched-chain amino acid ABC transporter permease, with protein sequence MSGSMFFQHLFNAITLGSLYGLIAIGYTMVYGILRLINFAHGEVFMLGAYFVFFAITLLNLPWGVAAVLAVAASSFCGVLVDKIAYKPLRNAPRISALISAIGVSFFIQNLSIVIFTGLPRPVSRPDWLVKVFKIGEIRILPLAIVVPVVTLFLVLGLLWIVYRTKPGLAMRAISKDIETTRLMGVSVNRIIAITFGIGSALAAASGIMWALRYPQIHPFMGLFPGLKAFIAAVFGGIGSIQGAVIGGMFLGVIEIMAVAFFPTLSGYRDAFAFVLLIIILLMKPTGLMGEKLEDKI encoded by the coding sequence ATGAGCGGAAGCATGTTTTTCCAGCATCTTTTCAACGCAATAACACTCGGATCTCTCTACGGCCTCATCGCTATCGGATACACCATGGTCTACGGAATTCTCAGGCTCATCAACTTCGCTCACGGAGAAGTCTTCATGCTGGGCGCCTACTTTGTCTTCTTCGCCATAACGCTGCTGAACCTCCCCTGGGGAGTGGCCGCAGTTCTTGCGGTGGCCGCCAGCTCCTTCTGCGGCGTCCTTGTGGACAAAATCGCCTACAAGCCCCTCAGGAACGCTCCCCGCATCTCCGCCCTCATCAGCGCCATCGGCGTGTCCTTCTTCATCCAGAACCTCAGCATCGTAATCTTCACCGGCCTTCCCCGGCCCGTCTCGAGGCCAGACTGGCTCGTGAAAGTCTTTAAAATCGGCGAGATCCGCATTCTGCCTCTTGCCATCGTCGTCCCCGTGGTGACCCTCTTCCTTGTGCTCGGACTCCTCTGGATCGTCTACAGGACCAAGCCCGGGCTTGCCATGAGGGCCATCTCGAAGGACATCGAAACCACGAGGCTCATGGGCGTGTCGGTGAACAGGATCATCGCCATCACCTTCGGCATCGGCTCCGCCCTCGCCGCCGCTTCGGGCATCATGTGGGCCCTGCGCTATCCCCAGATCCACCCCTTCATGGGCCTCTTCCCGGGCCTGAAAGCCTTCATCGCCGCCGTCTTCGGCGGCATCGGCTCCATCCAGGGAGCGGTCATCGGCGGCATGTTTCTCGGCGTCATCGAAATCATGGCGGTCGCCTTTTTCCCCACCCTGTCGGGGTACCGTGACGCCTTTGCCTTCGTACTTCTCATCATCATCCTGCTTATGAAGCCCACGGGACTCATGGGGGAGAAGCTGGAGGACAAGATATGA
- the nrdD gene encoding anaerobic ribonucleoside-triphosphate reductase: MPGRQMVMFAPGRESTDLALMVDALAHEETQPWHPSRIRDALVKEAGVEPGLAGEIASEVESDLLRWGRDRVTTSLVRELVNVKLFQRGLDAKLQDHSRIGIPVHDLETMMLNPNRENSNTTHNPESINLSIAELALKQYALTKVFSRDVAEAHLSGTIHLHDLGMVNRPYCSGQSIAYVAKFGLNLPSITSISKPAKHPDVLLAHLLKMTSVLQNNFAGAIGWDAVNTFFAPYLTGLSEERVHQLAQMLIFEFNQLAGGRGGQVAFTDINLYYEIPKHFRDVPAIGPGGVETGKTYGDYAAEAKSFLKALFRVYLEGDSRGQPFFFPKPLLHITEDFFREEGWEEMLSLACELSAEKGNTYYVFDRGDVVKLSECCRLSFELDDEDLLDARTPWKLRFCALQNVTLNLPRLAYRSAGDRETLFDLVDHYMEMAAKAHVQKRKFLGGILAQGKKGPLSVLCMDHDGEAYLRLDKAKYLIGILGVNEMVQVMTGFQLHESKEALDLALAVVQYMNLKCEMLSERLGLAMVLEQTPAESTAYRFAKLDLKSWPEAASVVKGDPGTGEVYYTNSSHIPYSVRMDPADKVLREGRFHPMISAGAITHLWMGEHKPDPDALASFIRKIFLHSENAQVAFSPEFTICNGCGRVSRGLRTECGWCGSGDVDGITRITGYFTRTSSWNGGKRAELRDRVRSSLQPSGLRE, encoded by the coding sequence ATGCCCGGGCGGCAGATGGTCATGTTTGCCCCGGGGAGGGAGTCCACGGACCTTGCCCTCATGGTGGATGCCCTTGCCCACGAGGAAACCCAGCCCTGGCACCCGTCGCGGATCCGGGATGCCCTGGTGAAGGAGGCCGGGGTGGAGCCCGGCCTGGCCGGCGAGATCGCCTCCGAGGTGGAGTCCGACCTTCTCCGGTGGGGGCGGGACCGGGTCACCACGTCCCTGGTCAGGGAGCTCGTCAACGTCAAGCTCTTCCAGCGGGGCCTGGATGCCAAGCTCCAGGACCACAGCCGCATCGGCATACCGGTCCACGACCTGGAGACCATGATGCTGAACCCCAACAGGGAGAACAGCAACACCACCCACAATCCTGAATCCATCAATCTCTCCATCGCGGAGCTTGCGCTGAAGCAGTACGCCCTCACCAAGGTCTTCTCCAGGGACGTGGCGGAAGCCCACCTGTCGGGGACCATACACCTCCATGACCTGGGAATGGTGAACCGGCCCTACTGCTCCGGCCAGAGCATCGCCTACGTGGCGAAATTCGGCCTCAACCTGCCCTCCATCACGAGCATATCCAAGCCGGCGAAGCACCCCGACGTCCTGCTGGCCCACCTGCTGAAGATGACCTCGGTGCTGCAGAACAACTTCGCCGGGGCCATCGGGTGGGATGCGGTGAACACCTTTTTCGCCCCCTATCTCACGGGACTCTCCGAGGAACGCGTCCATCAGCTTGCCCAGATGCTCATCTTCGAGTTCAACCAGCTCGCGGGGGGCAGGGGAGGGCAGGTGGCCTTCACGGACATCAACCTTTACTACGAGATTCCGAAGCACTTCCGGGACGTGCCCGCCATCGGCCCCGGGGGCGTGGAGACGGGAAAGACCTACGGCGACTACGCCGCCGAGGCGAAAAGCTTCCTGAAGGCCCTCTTCCGGGTCTACCTTGAGGGAGACAGCCGGGGACAGCCGTTCTTCTTCCCCAAGCCCCTGCTGCACATCACCGAGGATTTCTTCCGCGAGGAAGGGTGGGAGGAAATGCTCTCCCTCGCCTGCGAACTCTCCGCGGAAAAGGGAAACACCTACTATGTTTTCGACCGGGGGGACGTGGTCAAGCTCTCCGAGTGCTGCCGCCTGAGTTTCGAGCTTGACGACGAGGATCTCCTTGATGCCCGGACCCCGTGGAAGCTCCGGTTCTGCGCCCTGCAGAACGTGACCCTGAACCTCCCCCGCCTCGCCTACCGGAGCGCCGGCGACAGGGAAACCCTGTTCGATCTCGTCGACCATTACATGGAGATGGCGGCGAAGGCTCACGTCCAGAAGAGGAAGTTCCTCGGCGGCATCCTGGCCCAGGGCAAGAAGGGCCCCCTTTCCGTTCTCTGCATGGACCACGACGGAGAAGCCTATCTCCGGCTGGACAAGGCGAAATATCTCATCGGCATCCTCGGGGTGAACGAGATGGTCCAGGTGATGACCGGATTCCAGCTTCACGAATCGAAGGAGGCCCTGGATCTCGCCCTGGCGGTGGTCCAGTACATGAACCTGAAGTGTGAAATGCTCTCCGAGCGGCTGGGCCTCGCCATGGTGCTGGAACAGACTCCCGCCGAGAGCACCGCCTACCGGTTCGCCAAGCTCGACCTCAAGTCCTGGCCTGAAGCGGCGTCGGTGGTCAAGGGCGATCCCGGCACCGGCGAAGTCTACTACACCAACAGCAGCCATATCCCCTATTCGGTCCGGATGGACCCGGCGGACAAGGTCCTCCGGGAAGGGCGCTTCCATCCCATGATCTCGGCGGGGGCCATCACCCACCTGTGGATGGGGGAGCACAAGCCGGACCCGGACGCCCTGGCGTCCTTCATCCGGAAGATCTTCCTTCACTCGGAGAACGCCCAGGTGGCCTTCAGCCCCGAGTTCACCATCTGCAACGGCTGCGGCCGGGTGAGCCGTGGGCTCCGGACGGAATGCGGATGGTGCGGGAGCGGTGATGTGGACGGCATTACGAGGATCACGGGCTATTTCACCCGGACCTCGAGCTGGAACGGCGGCAAGAGGGCTGAACTCCGGGACCGGGTGAGGTCGTCCCTGCAGCCGTCCGGCCTGCGGGAATGA
- a CDS encoding J domain-containing protein — translation MAVPLEILDCFEILGIPPGAHPGEIRSAFRRLALSFHPDVAGAREAGRFEAIAAAYAVLKSASPGEVADALKKGRKSPDAAPRKEREGSPFRWRRKRQDPPPPSGKRKEEEESSGRVRELLVERALVEAELSVARLLERSRAGESAGNVSRIVMRLLGAHPGVRLLALGALGRKAPEGEVFAALLEMVRLWPVDEDVLEHLVLLDYSPDRRRKMAEALAARAGALPERAALVFLRWISLLPDRGDILGKILSHQSARVLAAALSLWPGGVLPDDLALIRLLKRDEDGILVPLLRILKSRGAPPWAAPRLAALSEKHPSAAVRVWARSIVRAENLV, via the coding sequence ATGGCCGTGCCCCTGGAGATACTGGACTGCTTTGAAATCCTCGGCATACCTCCCGGCGCCCATCCCGGCGAGATCCGGTCCGCCTTCCGCCGCCTTGCTCTCTCGTTCCACCCCGATGTGGCCGGAGCACGGGAGGCGGGCAGGTTCGAGGCCATCGCCGCCGCCTATGCCGTACTGAAATCGGCGAGTCCGGGAGAAGTTGCCGACGCCCTGAAAAAGGGGAGAAAATCCCCGGACGCTGCACCCCGGAAGGAAAGGGAAGGTTCTCCCTTCCGCTGGAGGAGAAAGAGACAGGATCCTCCCCCCCCTTCAGGAAAGAGAAAGGAAGAGGAGGAAAGCTCCGGAAGGGTCCGGGAACTGCTCGTAGAGCGGGCCCTGGTGGAGGCGGAGCTCTCGGTTGCCCGGCTGCTTGAAAGGTCAAGAGCGGGAGAGAGCGCCGGAAATGTTTCCCGCATCGTTATGCGCCTGCTCGGGGCCCACCCCGGAGTGCGGCTTCTTGCCCTGGGGGCCCTGGGCCGGAAGGCCCCGGAAGGGGAAGTGTTTGCCGCCCTCCTGGAGATGGTGCGCCTCTGGCCCGTGGATGAAGACGTACTCGAACACCTTGTCCTGCTGGACTATTCACCGGACCGCAGGAGAAAGATGGCCGAAGCCCTCGCCGCCAGGGCAGGGGCCCTGCCTGAACGGGCAGCCCTGGTCTTTCTCCGGTGGATCTCCCTTCTTCCGGACAGGGGAGATATTCTGGGGAAGATTCTTTCCCACCAGTCCGCCCGTGTTCTTGCCGCGGCCCTTTCTCTCTGGCCTGGGGGCGTTCTTCCGGACGACCTTGCCCTCATCAGGCTCCTGAAGAGGGATGAAGACGGTATTCTCGTTCCCCTCCTGAGAATCCTGAAGTCCCGGGGAGCCCCCCCGTGGGCGGCCCCGAGGCTTGCCGCACTATCGGAAAAACATCCTTCAGCCGCCGTCAGAGTTTGGGCCCGGAGTATTGTGCGGGCCGAAAATCTGGTATAG
- a CDS encoding GatB/YqeY domain-containing protein produces MIDLEKRISDDLLAAMKEKKEMELSTLRMLKAEFQRAKTEKGHAGELSEDEVVSLIQRLVKQRREAADQYTAVSAGDRAARELKEALFLETYLPEQLSDEELGQIVEEAGALAKAAGPKDMGRVMGKVMAAVKGRADGKRVKTKVQEYLQSLVE; encoded by the coding sequence GTGATTGATCTCGAGAAACGGATTTCAGACGATCTCCTTGCCGCCATGAAAGAGAAGAAGGAGATGGAGCTCTCCACCCTCCGGATGCTCAAGGCGGAGTTCCAGCGGGCCAAAACGGAGAAGGGACACGCCGGCGAACTGTCGGAGGACGAGGTCGTTTCCCTGATCCAGCGGCTTGTGAAGCAGCGCCGCGAGGCAGCGGACCAGTACACGGCCGTATCGGCCGGCGACCGCGCAGCCCGGGAACTGAAAGAGGCTTTGTTCCTCGAGACCTATCTTCCGGAACAGCTCAGTGACGAAGAACTCGGGCAGATCGTCGAGGAAGCGGGCGCCCTCGCGAAAGCCGCCGGTCCCAAGGACATGGGCCGGGTCATGGGCAAGGTTATGGCTGCAGTCAAGGGCCGTGCCGACGGGAAACGGGTAAAGACAAAGGTTCAGGAATACCTCCAGTCTCTCGTCGAGTAG
- a CDS encoding Hsp70 family protein produces MKTAGPPPREDGPVLGIDLGTRYALCAVFDGVQGPVVVPNRWGKRSTPSVTAWTGSGWTAGETAAAGEMKHPSTTWWDLKRKVGTPWKGRCGRASVSAEDALVPLLTLLREDGEAFLGAFVEACVLAVPASFSFAERSAMARAARSAGFSRSRIVNEPTAAALAFGSSGRFLILDYGAGTVDLSVVECGGGVWQVIESRGTPSCGGRDFDAALALLLAEKTGTNPGGADSPLYRLLLSEAEDVKIALSGCLSHEWSPPAAPGAASVTVTRREFEGLVRPSLERVVAMAESLWKEHEPSKLLLVGGGSRIPLLRTLLAERVARPEHLSRCPDEAVVIGAALYGSQARTERLLLDVLSDNLGILAADGTPVPLLEKGMHLPVRAEKKFSSVGSGPFTLRVFQGDRGRVISTVRISDAGKGEVIVLVFAVDSGGLLRIDIRREDGRTAVIPPLEVGTPGASSFEQQPGDLLDLEKRFARVSPVLSPAQQARGEVLFRTVKSLRDEGCYPEGAESLEQMVAEMERVIR; encoded by the coding sequence GTGAAGACCGCCGGCCCGCCCCCCCGGGAAGACGGTCCCGTTCTCGGAATCGACCTCGGAACAAGGTACGCCCTGTGCGCCGTTTTTGACGGCGTCCAGGGACCCGTGGTCGTCCCGAACCGCTGGGGAAAAAGGTCCACTCCATCGGTGACGGCGTGGACGGGAAGCGGATGGACCGCGGGAGAAACCGCCGCGGCGGGGGAGATGAAGCATCCCTCCACCACGTGGTGGGACCTGAAGCGCAAGGTGGGCACACCGTGGAAAGGGCGGTGCGGCCGGGCCTCCGTGTCCGCCGAGGATGCCCTCGTGCCGCTGCTGACCCTTCTCAGGGAGGACGGGGAAGCCTTTCTCGGCGCCTTTGTCGAGGCCTGCGTCCTCGCCGTTCCGGCCTCTTTCAGCTTTGCCGAGAGGTCGGCCATGGCACGGGCCGCCCGCTCGGCCGGCTTTTCACGGTCGAGGATCGTGAACGAACCCACGGCGGCCGCCCTTGCCTTCGGATCGTCAGGGAGATTTCTCATCCTCGACTACGGCGCGGGCACTGTGGACCTGTCGGTGGTGGAGTGCGGCGGCGGGGTCTGGCAGGTTATCGAGAGCAGGGGAACTCCCTCCTGCGGCGGCCGGGATTTCGACGCCGCCCTGGCACTGCTCCTTGCGGAAAAGACAGGCACGAACCCCGGAGGAGCGGATTCGCCCCTTTACCGCCTTCTGCTCTCTGAAGCCGAGGATGTCAAGATCGCCCTCTCGGGATGCCTCTCCCATGAGTGGTCCCCTCCGGCAGCCCCCGGAGCCGCCTCCGTAACGGTCACCCGAAGGGAGTTCGAAGGGCTGGTCAGGCCGTCCCTGGAACGGGTTGTTGCCATGGCGGAATCTCTCTGGAAGGAACACGAACCGTCGAAGCTCCTGCTGGTCGGAGGAGGAAGCAGGATTCCCCTCCTGAGAACCCTTCTCGCCGAACGGGTGGCCAGGCCGGAACACCTCAGCCGGTGCCCCGACGAGGCGGTGGTCATCGGGGCTGCCCTGTACGGCAGCCAGGCCAGGACGGAGCGGCTGCTCCTGGATGTACTGTCGGACAACCTGGGCATTCTCGCCGCCGACGGAACCCCCGTCCCGCTGCTGGAGAAGGGCATGCATCTCCCTGTAAGGGCTGAGAAAAAATTCTCCAGCGTCGGGAGCGGCCCTTTCACCCTCAGGGTTTTCCAGGGGGACCGGGGGAGGGTCATCTCCACCGTGAGGATTTCTGACGCCGGAAAGGGAGAGGTCATCGTCCTCGTCTTCGCCGTCGACTCGGGTGGACTGCTCCGGATCGACATCCGCAGGGAGGACGGGCGCACGGCGGTCATCCCGCCCCTCGAGGTGGGCACCCCCGGCGCCTCCTCCTTCGAGCAGCAGCCCGGGGATCTTCTTGACCTTGAAAAGCGGTTCGCCAGGGTGTCCCCGGTTCTGTCACCGGCACAGCAGGCCAGGGGAGAGGTTCTCTTCCGCACCGTGAAGAGTCTCCGGGACGAGGGATGTTACCCCGAGGGCGCAGAATCCCTGGAACAGATGGTGGCCGAAATGGAGAGGGTGATTCGCTGA